A single window of Electrophorus electricus isolate fEleEle1 chromosome 16, fEleEle1.pri, whole genome shotgun sequence DNA harbors:
- the LOC118242609 gene encoding B-cell receptor CD22-like, which produces MSLDPPKNVLVSIRPASEIVGYSSVTLTCSSDANPPVQNYAWFKEGGTSPVGSGQTYNITISSNSSGWYYCVAQNEHGMLKSASIDATLKAGHFYILPIAVGVGLCGIVLPLSIVLFMKRESLRRGKRQKRNRDESDYGNASLKPCPTCDTSTSSSPVYEILQT; this is translated from the exons atgtctctgg atcctccaaagaatgtATTGGTGTCCATCAGGCCCGCTAGTGAAATAGTGGGgtacagttcagtgactctgacctgcagcagtgatgccaacccacctgtgcagaactacgcctggtttaaagaaggaggaacctcacctgtaggatctggacagacatacaacatcaccatcagctctAATAGCAGCGGCTGGTATTACTGTGTAGCTCAGAATGAACACGGGATGCTGAAATCAGCTTCCATAGATGCCACTTTAAAGG caggtcacttCTACATTTTGCCTATAGCTGTTGGAGTCGGCCTCTGTGGGATTGTACTTCCtctctcaatagttttatttatgaagagagaaagtttaAGAAG aggcaagaggcaaaagagaaatagagatgaatctgattatggg AACGCCAGCCTcaagccctgtcctacctgtgACACTTCCACATCCAGCTCTCCTGTGTATGAGATACTGCA GACTTAA